GCGCGGGTGGGGGAGGGGGGGTGGGTTTTCACCTGCGGCGGCATCGGCCCGACCCCCGACGACCTGACTCGTCAGTCGGTGGCCGAGGCTTTTGGGCGACCGCTGGTGCGCTTTGCCGAAGCGGTACGGATGATGGAGATGTATCGCGGGGGACCGGTCTCTGAGATGGCCCAGAAGATGGCCGATCTACCCGAGGGGAGCCTGCTTCTGGCCAACCCCACCGGCGGGGCGCCGGGATTTCAAATCGAGCGGGTGGTGGTCCTCCCTGGCATTCCCCAGGCGATGGAGGCCATTGTTCAGCCTGTTCTCGACAGCATTCAGGCACCGACGATCCACACCCAAGAACGGCTGACCCGCCTGTTTGAATCGGTGTTGACCCCCGCATTCGAAGACTTTGTCGCGAGCTACCCCGAACTCGATTTGGGATCCTACCCGCAGACCAAGGGGGTAAAGGGAACCTTGATTCGGGTTAGCGCCACCGACGCTTTGCGTTTGCAGCAGGGGTGGGATTGGTTGATGGCCCAGGTCGACGCCCTTGAGGGCTCCTCAGCCGCCGACGCCTGCTGAGGTTGCCGCCATCTGGCGATGATCGCGCATGATGGTTTGCCGCTGGACGAACACCATCAGCACTACCGCCATCACCGCCCCCGACATCACAAACGTACGTTCCCCCAACCCTGCGAACATCATCCCCCCCAAGACCGGCCCAACCACGCGACCCAAAGCGCTGAGAGACTGAAACAGCCCCAGCATCGTCCCCTGATGGTCGGGATCGCTGTTGAGCGAAACCAGGGCCGAAAAGGTTGGATTCACCAGGCCCATGCCAAAAGCGATGGGGATCAAAAGCAGGTACAGCGCCGTTTGGTTATGCCACAGCGACAACAAGCTCAGACCCGCAGTCATCAGTGCCAACCCAATCCGCGCCGCCTTTTTTTCACCCCATTTGGGGACCACCCGCCGCACCATCCCCCCCTGAACCAGCACAATCAACACACCGACGTAGGCAAACACCCACCCGGCGTCCGCCATGGTCCAACCGAACTTCGCCTCGCCCCAGAGCGGCAAAACCACCTCGAAGGCGGCAAAAGCGGCGATCACCAGGAAGATCATGCCGCTCAAGGCCAACACCGCCGGATATCGCATCGCCTCTTTCCAAGGGGCCAAACTTAGGGGGTGGATCCACGCCTTGGCGGTCGGCAAACCATGTACTCGGGTTTCTGCCAAGAAGAACAGGGCAAAAATCAGGTTCACAGCGCTTAACACTGCGGCGGTCAACGGCGCGGCGGCAATGCCGCCCCACTGGGAAAGTACCCCACCCAGTGCCGGACCCATGACAAAACCGAGGCCGAAGGCCGCGCCGATCATTCCCATCCCCGCAGCCCGTTTTTCGGGGGGGGTAATGTCGGCCACGATGGCCTGGGCGGTGGCGATGTTGGCCCCCATCACGCCGGCCACTGCCCGGCTCACAAAGAGCACCATCAACGATTCGGCCCAGCCGTAGACGGCATACGAAATCGCCGATCCTGCCAGGCCGATCAACAACACCGGTCGCCGCCCCCACCGATCCGACATCCGCCCCCAGAGCGGCATGAACAAAAACTGCATCAGGGAGTAAATCCCCATCAACCAACCGATCTGGACGGGAGTGGCCAAGAAGCGAGGGTCGCTTGCATACAGCGGCATGAGGGGCAGCACCATGCCGAAACCGATCAGATCGAGCATCACGGTGACAAACACGATGCCCAAACTTGCTTTGCGTTTCATTCAATACTCCGCTGTTTGGCGGGGGAGGGGCGGGGAGGATACGCAGGCTAAAATCCGATCACAACACTCGGGTATCATCGGGCCCCGAATTTCACGGCGGACCACCGGGGTAGGAACATCCCGGTACGCTCGCGATAGGGGCCATAGGTTTGCCCGAACCGCTGCATCAGGCGGCGCTCCTCGAAGAGGGCCCCAACCACGAGATAGAGGGAAATCATGGTGGCCGAAACCAGCTGATCGGCCTCCAGAGGTCGGCCCCAAACCAGAACCAAACCGGCGGTGTACAGGGGGTGACGAATCCAGCGTAGCGCCCCCTCTTCAACAAACCGATCAGGTACATTCAGATTGCGGGCCCGCCACTGCTTGGTTCCGGCAAAGTGGCTCAGGTCGTAACGTCTCAAGGTATCGAGGAACAAGACGAGGGCGGCCACATCGGCGATCATCACCGCCCAACCCCAGGGGGGGGACCAGGGATCCCAAGCCCTCGGGGTCGGGGTGAAGTATTCCAGCCCCAACAGGGCCGCCACCGCCACGGTCGAAACCCCATTGAAAATCAAGCGATAGGCCGGCGCCCAGCGCGGTGCATGGAGCACCATCCACCGTTTGGGACCGTTTCCGGCCGCCCAGGAATGGGACAACCCAAAGGCCAGCCAGCCTGCCACCAGACCGATTTCATGACCCAGCATAACCATCCCCCACAAGCGTTCGATGCGGCCTCTGCCTTACTGGCTTGGTACGACCGGGGTCACCGCGATCTGCCATGGCGGCATACACGCGACCCCTATGCCATCTGGGTTTCAGAAATCATGTTGCAGCAGACCCAGGTTGCCACGGTCCTGGATCGATTTCCCCGTTTTATGGCCCGGTTTCCCATCGTGAATGCCTTGGCCGCAGCCGACGAGGATGCGGTTTTGCACGAGTGGGCGGGTCTGGGGTATTACCGCCGAGCGCGACTGCTCCACCGGGCGGCTGGGGAGATCGTCCGCACCTGGGGCGGTTCGTTCCCAGACTCGGTGGCAGCACTTTCTTCGCTCCCCGGAGTGGGGCGTTCGACGGCGGGCGCCATTGCCGCCATCGCCTTCGCTCTGCCGGCCCCAATTCTCGACGGAAACGTGCGCCGGGTACTGACCCGGCAGCTTGATCTCGATCTTCCTGCCGACCGAGGGCGTGGGCTCGACCTGCTGTGGCGTGAGGCGCAGGCCCGAACCTCGGTGGAGAGACCAGGCGATTACACCCAGGCGATTATGGAGTTGGGAGCCACCCTCTGTTTGCCCCGCCAGCCCCGCTGCATCGATTGCCCCTGGTGTTCCAGTTGCCTGGCGCTGCTGCGCCAAACCATCCTTCAACGTCCAGTACGTGGCAGCGCCCAAAAGGTGCAAGAGGAGGTTTGGCATCTGCTCCTTGCCGAACGCGATGAGGGGGTGATTCTGACCAAACGACCGGCTCATGGTATCTGGGGTAGCCTCTGGTCGCTGCCGGTGCAAAACGATCCGCCCCTTCCCCCTTTCGAGATTCTCGGAACCATCTCCCATCGCCTGACCCATCGTCTGCTCACGCTAATCCCCTATCGGGTCGAGGATGCCCCCGGTACCCTCATCCCTTGGGGGGAGGTATTGTCCCTCGGGCTGCCACAACCGGTCGGCCGATTGCTGCGCCGTCATTTTCCCCATCGTTTTAGCCCATCCCACCCGGCGGAATCTTCATGAGTGATTGGCTTTACCTGACCCTGGCTTTGGCGCTTGTAGCGGCCAACGCCTTTTTTGTGGCGGCTGAGTTCGCCATGGTCTCCACCGGTCTTGCCACCATTGAAACCCGGATTGCCGATGGGGTGCGTCTGGCTCGGGTGGTGCAGTACCTCAAATTCAGGCTTGATGAGGCGTTGGCCGCCTGCCAACTGGGGATCACCTTTGCCTCGTTGGGGCTGGGCTGGGTGGGGGAACCGGCGATGGGGCATCTGCTGGCCGAACCGCTTCAGCGCTTGGGCTACGCAGAATCGACCACCCACACCATCGGTTTTTTACTCGCCTTCGGCCTGATTTCTGGGGTGCACATCGTGGTGGGAGAACAGGCACCCAAGGTTTTTTCGATCCGCTTTGCCGCCCGTACCGCCGAGATCGTCGCCCTGCCTCTGTTGGCCTTCATTTACCTGATTTACCCCTTCATTCGGCTGCTCAGCATCACCACCACCCTGGTCCTGCGCCCGTTTGGGTTTAAGCCGGGGGTTCACTCGGCCCACATCCATTCCACCGATGAATTGCAGCTGTTGATTGAACAAAGCGCCGACATCGGCCACCTGCCCCAAGAGGAACACCGGGTGATCGCAGGCGCCCTCGAAATGGGCTCGATCACGGTTCAAGAGATCATGGTCGCCCGCCCCGATGTCACCTACCTGACCACCGACATGAGCTGCGAGGCGGTTTCAAAAACCATCCGCACCCATTGGCATGCCCGCTATCCCCTGTTCGACCTTGAGGAACGGGCGGTTGGGGTAGTCGCCACCCGCGATTGGATCAAAGGGGGGGAGCAGGGGGAGGATCTGGCCGCCTTGATCGACCAGGCCCCTTTGTTGATCCCTGAAACCCTGCCGGTCGACGAGGTGATGCGCACCATGCAAAAGGCCAGCGCCACGATGGCGATTGTCATCGACGAATATGGCGATTGGACCGGCTTGGTCACCTGGCGCGACCTGTTCGAATACTTCACTGGGGTCCAGGCCGACGAGGAGGAGGAGGAGGGGCCCTCCCTCACCGAGCTGGGACAGGGGGTGTGGGAGGCGGCCGGATGGGTGGCTCTTCGGGATGTGGAGCGGGCACTCGATTGGGAGGTTGAGGCCCTACAGGCCAACACCGTGGGGGGGGCGATCATGGAGCGGCTTGGCCGGATTCCCCTGGCTGGGGATGTGGTCGAATTTGCCCCGTATCGTTTCACCGTCTTGCGGATGGATCACCTCCGGGTCGACCGCCTGCGCATCGAACGACTGCCTGAGGAATCCTGATCGTGATGCCCTTTACCCCCAAGGACCCCTTCGATCTTTTGCCTCAAATCTCTGAACGGGTGCAGCGCCGTCATCCCTTCTCGGTGATGGCCCTGCTCTCCCCCCTGCATCCAGCCGACATCGCTCGGATCATCGCCGACCTCGACGCCGATGACCGGGCCTGGGTCGTCGAGATTCTGCCCGACGAAACCCGGGGCGAGGTGCTGCTGGAGCTGGCCGAGGGGCAACGGGAAGACCTGCTCGAAGATATGAGCGAGGCTTCGATTTCGGGCGCCTTGGTCCACCTGGATTCGGACGACGCCGCCGACCTTCTTCAAGAACTCGACGACGATCTTGCCCAGAAGATTGTCTCTGAGATGGATGCCGCCGACCGGCGCGAGGTCGAGCATCTGCTCGGCTACGCCGAAGACACTGCGGGCGGATTGATGCAGGTCGAACTGTTCAAGGTGCGCGAGGACTGGCCCCCCGAAAAGGTGATGGAGGTCTTTCGCCGCTTTGGTCGTCAGGTCGACCGCATCCACACCATCTTTTTGGTCGACGACGATAACCACCTGAAGGGCAAGCTGTCGTTTCGACAATTGATTCTGGCCGAACCGGGACGACCCGTTCTCGAATTCGCCGATGTCGACCCGGTGCGGGTTCTGCCCGAGGTTGACCAGGAGGAGGTCGCCCGCCTGTTCGAGAAATACGATTTGGTCAGTCTCCCGGTGGTCGACGCGACGGGTCACCTGATTGGACGGATCACCTCGGACGACATCTTCGACGTCATCACCGAGGAGGCGAGCGAAGACATCTACCGTCTGGGCGGCGTCGAGGGGGACGATCTTGAAGACGCGGTGTTGCCGACGGCGGCCCGACGCGGTGCCTGGCTTTTTCTGAACCTGATTACCGCGATCAGCGCCTCATACGTCATTTCTCTGTTCGAGGCGACCTTGGCCCAGGTGGTGGCGCTGGCGATCTTGATGCCGATTGTCGCCTCGATGGGGGGCAACGCCGGGACTCAAACCCTGACCGTCATTGTGCGCGGCTTGGCGCTGGGCAGGATCACCCCCCGCAATGCCATGCCGTTGGTCGTCAAACAGGTGGGAGTGGGGATGGTCAACGGGCTGGCCTTTGCCCTGGTGCTGGGTGTGGTGGCCAGCTGGTGGTTCCCCGACCTGGGCAGCCGCTTGGGGGTGGTGATTGGACTTGCGATGATGATCAATCTGTTGGTCGCTGGGCTGGCCGGAAGTCTGATCCCGCTGGCGCTGAAAAAGATGAACATCGACCCGGCACTTGCTTCGGGCATTCTGCTCACGACCCTGACCGACGTCATCGGGTTCTTCGCCTTTTTGGGACTGGCCCAGACGATGTTGCTTGGGTCGTGAGCAATCGCTAACTTTCGACGTGTTTGGATTGTTTTCAAACCATTGTAAAATAAAGAAAATATTAGAATCGTCGCGTTTTGAGGGGCTCAAAATCTTTTCTGAAGGGGTCAGCTCGGTCCAATCGAGCCGATAGGGGGTAGTTCCAGGACCGCCTTGACCCGAGAAACCCGCTCCCACTGCCGAGAATGCTCTACCAGATGTTGGGCCTGGGTTTGGGCCTGTTCGATGGTCCAAGTCGGGTTGACCCTCAGGTGCAGATCGATCTCCACCTCTCCCCCGAGGTAGTGCAGCGTCACATCCACCACCTCAAGACCGTCGATCGATACCATGGCGGCAAACCGGCTTTTGTATTCCTCGCGGCTGGGGAGGATCGCCACCCCGACCACATCTTCTTCAGGATCGATGTGGACCATCACGTCGCTCACAGTGGGGACCTTCTGCACGATGGTCCGTCGCACCCGCTCGGCGATCTGATGCCCCTCCGAAACGCTGATGCGGTCCGGCACTTGAACATGCACATCGACCAACACCTCGCTGCCCAAGCGGCGGGCCTTGAACATGTGCAAGTCGACCACCCCAGCAACCTCGGCGATCTCACGTTTGATCTCTTGGCGTAGCCCCTTCTCGACGCTGGCGTCGGTCAGATCGCGAAACCCCTGAAGTCCGATGGATCCCCCAACGTGAACCACAATCCCCCCCACCACCACACCGGCGATGGCGTCAAAGACCGGGTACCCAAACAGCCCCCCTACGATCCCAGCCATGGCCCCCACCGACGACAGGGCGTCGGAGCGGTGGTGCCAGGCGTTGGCTTCCAGGCTTTTGGAATGAAGCTTTCGGGCCACCCGCACCGTGTAGTGGTAGAGCCATTCCTTGCTCACGATTGAAACGAGGACAATCCACAGGGTGAGGGTGTGGGGCTGGACCAGATCGCCCCGACCGATGTGGGTCAGGGCGTCGGCGATCAAACCGATGCCTACCCCGACCAGAATCAGGGCGAGCACCACCTGACCTACGGTTTCGAATTTGCCGTGGCCATAGGGATGGTTTTCATCCGCCTCGGCCCCACCGATTTTGTTGGTGACCAGGATGACCCCGTCCGAAAGCAGATCCGATAGCGAGTGCAGCCCGTCGGCGACCAGCGCGGTGGAGTGGCCCATGACACCGCCGACGGTTTTTCCCAAGGCGAGCAGGGTGTTCAGCCCCGCGCCGACCCAGGTCACTCTGGCGATTTCACGGGCCCGCTCCTGCCGCTGTGTCCCCATCAGGGCG
Above is a genomic segment from Proteobacteria bacterium CG1_02_64_396 containing:
- a CDS encoding A/G-specific adenine glycosylase, yielding MTQHNHPPQAFDAASALLAWYDRGHRDLPWRHTRDPYAIWVSEIMLQQTQVATVLDRFPRFMARFPIVNALAAADEDAVLHEWAGLGYYRRARLLHRAAGEIVRTWGGSFPDSVAALSSLPGVGRSTAGAIAAIAFALPAPILDGNVRRVLTRQLDLDLPADRGRGLDLLWREAQARTSVERPGDYTQAIMELGATLCLPRQPRCIDCPWCSSCLALLRQTILQRPVRGSAQKVQEEVWHLLLAERDEGVILTKRPAHGIWGSLWSLPVQNDPPLPPFEILGTISHRLTHRLLTLIPYRVEDAPGTLIPWGEVLSLGLPQPVGRLLRRHFPHRFSPSHPAESS
- a CDS encoding magnesium transporter, which produces MPFTPKDPFDLLPQISERVQRRHPFSVMALLSPLHPADIARIIADLDADDRAWVVEILPDETRGEVLLELAEGQREDLLEDMSEASISGALVHLDSDDAADLLQELDDDLAQKIVSEMDAADRREVEHLLGYAEDTAGGLMQVELFKVREDWPPEKVMEVFRRFGRQVDRIHTIFLVDDDNHLKGKLSFRQLILAEPGRPVLEFADVDPVRVLPEVDQEEVARLFEKYDLVSLPVVDATGHLIGRITSDDIFDVITEEASEDIYRLGGVEGDDLEDAVLPTAARRGAWLFLNLITAISASYVISLFEATLAQVVALAILMPIVASMGGNAGTQTLTVIVRGLALGRITPRNAMPLVVKQVGVGMVNGLAFALVLGVVASWWFPDLGSRLGVVIGLAMMINLLVAGLAGSLIPLALKKMNIDPALASGILLTTLTDVIGFFAFLGLAQTMLLGS